One segment of Haemophilus influenzae DNA contains the following:
- a CDS encoding septal ring lytic transglycosylase RlpA family protein: protein MKLKTWLNLTALSLFMVSINLPVQANTQKMYGIRGDNLSITTKMPTPITYSVKGKTYTTKSGDDAKFYIKEGVASYYHSKFNGRKTANGDIYRATQFTAAHKTLPMNSYALVTNLNNNRKVIVRINDRGPFSDKRLIDLSHAAAKEIGLISHGTGQVRIEALHVAKNGNLSGAATKTLAKQAKTQEAADRLVLKSNTFSDKSLQATNEKKGNEFYRLKMLELTSRSQANKLITQLALANIQAEVNRSGNKYEIHIGPFDDKTKMAQVRTKLQKMANNKPLIVYTYKN, encoded by the coding sequence ATGAAATTAAAAACTTGGTTAAATTTGACCGCACTTTCGCTGTTTATGGTAAGCATTAATCTTCCAGTGCAAGCGAATACACAAAAAATGTATGGCATTCGAGGTGATAATCTGTCTATTACTACTAAAATGCCAACACCAATTACTTATTCGGTGAAAGGGAAAACCTATACGACTAAAAGTGGAGATGATGCCAAATTTTATATAAAAGAGGGAGTGGCGAGTTATTACCATTCTAAGTTTAATGGTCGCAAGACGGCAAATGGTGATATTTATCGTGCTACACAATTTACTGCAGCACATAAAACATTACCAATGAATTCTTATGCTTTGGTCACAAATCTGAATAATAATCGTAAAGTTATCGTTCGTATTAATGATCGTGGACCTTTCAGTGATAAACGTTTAATTGATCTTTCGCACGCTGCAGCAAAAGAAATTGGCTTAATTTCCCACGGCACTGGACAGGTAAGGATTGAGGCGTTGCATGTTGCTAAAAATGGAAATTTATCAGGTGCAGCCACAAAAACACTGGCTAAACAAGCAAAAACTCAGGAAGCTGCCGATCGTTTAGTATTAAAATCTAACACGTTTTCCGATAAGTCGCTTCAGGCTACAAATGAAAAAAAAGGAAATGAATTTTACCGTTTGAAAATGCTTGAACTAACCTCTCGTAGCCAAGCAAATAAGTTAATTACGCAACTTGCGTTAGCGAATATTCAGGCTGAAGTAAATCGCTCGGGAAATAAATATGAAATTCATATTGGGCCTTTTGATGACAAAACAAAAATGGCACAAGTGAGAACTAAATTACAAAAAATGGCAAATAATAAGCCATTAATTGTTTATACGTATAAAAATTAA
- a CDS encoding D-alanyl-D-alanine carboxypeptidase family protein → MLKRTTKIAFLSGFVALSTFSVSAEDIQFAVMPPQITAQTYVLMDYNSGAILTALNPDQRQYPASLTKMMTSYVVGVALKQGKIHNTDMVTIGESAWGRNFPDSSKMFLDLNTQVSVADLNRGVIVVSGNDATVALAEHISGNVPNFVETMNKYVQKFGLKNTNFTTPHGLDDPNQYSSARDMAIIGAHIIRDLPEEYKIYSEKDFTFNKIKQPNRNGLLWDKTINVDGMKTGHTSQAGYNLVASATTPNNMRLISVVMGVPTYKGREVESKKLLQWGFANFETFKTLEAGKVISEQPVYYGDKGSVKLGTLQDRFITIPKGKQNELKVRYELEGKNLQAPLAKGQIVGKVVYQLEGKDIAAVNLQVMDEVGEAGIFGKAWDWLVLTVKGLFA, encoded by the coding sequence ATGTTGAAAAGAACAACAAAAATCGCATTTTTATCTGGATTTGTGGCACTTAGCACTTTTTCCGTATCTGCTGAAGATATTCAGTTTGCTGTAATGCCTCCACAAATTACGGCTCAAACGTATGTACTGATGGATTATAATTCAGGCGCAATTTTGACCGCACTTAACCCAGATCAACGTCAATATCCTGCATCACTGACTAAAATGATGACAAGTTATGTAGTTGGTGTCGCATTAAAACAAGGCAAAATCCATAATACTGATATGGTGACTATTGGCGAGAGTGCGTGGGGACGTAATTTCCCTGACTCATCAAAAATGTTTTTAGATTTAAATACACAAGTATCTGTAGCAGATTTGAATCGAGGCGTGATTGTTGTTTCTGGAAATGATGCAACAGTGGCTTTAGCCGAACATATTTCTGGCAATGTACCGAACTTTGTAGAAACAATGAATAAATATGTTCAAAAATTTGGTTTGAAAAATACGAATTTCACTACGCCACATGGTTTGGACGATCCAAATCAATATTCTTCCGCGCGTGATATGGCAATTATTGGTGCGCATATTATTCGTGATTTACCTGAAGAATATAAAATTTACTCAGAAAAAGATTTCACATTTAACAAGATTAAACAACCTAACCGTAATGGCTTACTGTGGGATAAAACTATCAATGTTGATGGGATGAAAACGGGTCATACCAGTCAAGCAGGATACAACTTAGTTGCTTCTGCCACGACACCAAACAATATGCGTTTGATTTCAGTGGTAATGGGGGTTCCAACTTATAAAGGTCGTGAAGTAGAAAGTAAAAAACTTTTACAATGGGGTTTTGCTAATTTTGAAACCTTTAAAACTTTAGAAGCAGGTAAAGTCATTTCAGAGCAACCTGTTTATTATGGTGATAAAGGTAGCGTGAAATTGGGAACGCTACAAGACCGCTTTATCACTATTCCGAAAGGTAAACAAAATGAGCTTAAAGTGCGCTATGAGTTAGAAGGTAAAAACTTACAGGCACCTTTAGCAAAAGGACAAATTGTAGGGAAAGTCGTTTATCAATTAGAAGGCAAGGATATTGCAGCGGTAAACTTACAAGTAATGGATGAAGTTGGCGAAGCCGGTATTTTCGGAAAAGCTTGGGATTGGCTGGTGCTCACTGTAAAAGGCTTGTTTGCATAA
- the ybeD gene encoding DUF493 family protein YbeD, whose translation MTTENDYAKLKELMEFPAKMTFKVAGINREGLAQDLIQVVQKYIKGDYIPKEKRSSKGTYNSVSIDIIAENFEQVETLYKELAKVEGVKMVI comes from the coding sequence ATGACAACGGAAAACGATTACGCAAAACTTAAAGAATTAATGGAATTTCCAGCAAAAATGACCTTTAAAGTTGCTGGAATTAATCGTGAGGGGTTAGCGCAAGATCTAATTCAAGTCGTTCAAAAATATATTAAAGGCGATTATATTCCTAAGGAAAAACGGAGTAGTAAAGGCACTTATAATTCGGTATCAATTGATATTATTGCTGAAAACTTTGAGCAGGTAGAAACACTTTATAAAGAACTGGCTAAAGTTGAAGGCGTGAAAATGGTTATTTAG